The proteins below come from a single Streptomyces tubercidicus genomic window:
- a CDS encoding ABC transporter permease: MTSPQQPQPQPQPERGSHDTGAHEQPMPAAPPMPPAAPHPPQGQPPQMPPAQEQPGQQQSGQQQPAPEQPAPAREPGTMTLQAQSAPQQPAPAKEAGTMMLQAQGQGPAPAQGQAPQGQAPQGQDQNGQAPAQQPQGPAPAQPSPGRGAGTMMLQAQQQHPEPRPLAAHGPGKDAGTMMLQGPPQAPAPAPAQPQAPAPAPAQPQAAAPAPAQPQAPQPPAPPHPQQAYAGAGGYVSSIPMRPTHLGNALLSEWIKIRSVRSTMWTLGVMIVLIVGIGLLAAALIAGHSDSLGPDSALSFGTFGMMMGLFPLITLGVLVISSEYSTGMIRTTLTACPARGRILTAKAIVFFALSFVITLVCTTVVAIAQNAMLGDMAESTPTGAEWLKATVGVSLFAAMIGLLSLAVGALLRHSAGGITLMTGVYLLPLVLAIFMQADSLKDIQTWLLEYALPSQLNAMYDAGLTSSGPSGWEPLWIVTGLAAVALGSAYAVINKRDV, encoded by the coding sequence ATGACCAGCCCTCAGCAGCCGCAGCCCCAGCCGCAGCCTGAGCGCGGATCCCACGACACCGGCGCACACGAGCAGCCGATGCCGGCCGCGCCGCCGATGCCGCCCGCTGCACCGCACCCCCCGCAGGGGCAGCCGCCGCAGATGCCGCCCGCCCAGGAGCAGCCCGGCCAGCAGCAGTCGGGTCAGCAGCAGCCCGCACCGGAGCAGCCCGCGCCTGCCAGGGAACCCGGCACGATGACGCTGCAGGCCCAGTCCGCGCCCCAGCAGCCCGCGCCCGCCAAGGAAGCGGGCACGATGATGCTCCAGGCCCAGGGGCAGGGCCCGGCGCCCGCCCAGGGGCAAGCGCCTCAGGGGCAGGCGCCTCAGGGCCAGGACCAGAACGGGCAGGCACCCGCCCAGCAGCCCCAGGGCCCGGCCCCCGCTCAGCCGTCCCCGGGCAGGGGAGCCGGCACGATGATGCTCCAGGCACAGCAGCAGCACCCCGAGCCGCGGCCGCTCGCGGCGCACGGGCCGGGCAAGGACGCGGGGACGATGATGCTCCAGGGGCCGCCCCAGGCCCCGGCCCCGGCGCCGGCCCAGCCCCAGGCACCAGCACCGGCACCGGCACAGCCCCAGGCAGCGGCACCAGCACCGGCTCAGCCCCAGGCCCCGCAGCCGCCGGCCCCGCCGCACCCCCAACAGGCCTACGCCGGCGCGGGCGGCTATGTCTCGTCCATCCCGATGCGCCCCACCCACCTCGGCAATGCGCTGCTCTCCGAGTGGATCAAGATCCGCTCGGTGCGCTCGACGATGTGGACGCTGGGCGTGATGATCGTCCTGATCGTGGGCATCGGCCTGCTGGCGGCCGCGCTCATCGCCGGGCACAGCGATTCGCTCGGCCCCGACTCGGCGCTGAGCTTCGGCACCTTCGGCATGATGATGGGCCTGTTCCCGCTGATCACGCTGGGCGTGCTGGTGATCTCCTCCGAGTACAGCACCGGCATGATCCGCACCACCCTCACGGCGTGCCCGGCCCGCGGCCGGATCCTGACCGCCAAGGCGATCGTCTTCTTCGCCCTGAGCTTCGTCATCACCCTGGTGTGCACGACCGTGGTGGCCATCGCGCAGAACGCGATGCTCGGCGACATGGCCGAGAGCACGCCGACCGGCGCGGAATGGCTCAAGGCCACGGTGGGCGTCAGCCTCTTCGCCGCCATGATCGGTCTGCTCTCGCTGGCCGTCGGCGCCCTGCTGCGCCACTCCGCGGGCGGGATCACCCTGATGACCGGCGTCTATCTGCTGCCGCTGGTGCTGGCGATCTTCATGCAGGCGGACAGCCTCAAGGACATCCAGACCTGGCTGCTGGAGTACGCGCTCCCCAGCCAGCTCAACGCGATGTACGACGCCGGCCTCACCAGCTCCGGCCCGTCCGGCTGGGAGCCCCTCTGGATCGTCACGGGCCTGGCGGCCGTCGCCCTCGGGTCCGCGTACGCGGTCATCAACAAGCGCGACGTCTAG
- a CDS encoding ATP/GTP-binding protein, with the protein MSPRRNRQHGGAKPIDRTGGDRYGLERTEEWRGEDWVVRLVGGGGAAKHYRCPGCDQEIPPGVPHVVAWPQHGDVDDRRHWHKACWNARDRRSARLQRSRNAPRY; encoded by the coding sequence GTGTCCCCGCGTCGAAACCGCCAGCACGGCGGTGCGAAGCCCATCGACCGTACGGGCGGTGACCGCTACGGCCTGGAACGTACCGAGGAGTGGCGCGGCGAGGACTGGGTCGTCCGGCTGGTCGGGGGCGGCGGCGCGGCCAAGCACTACCGCTGCCCCGGCTGCGACCAGGAGATCCCGCCCGGGGTGCCGCATGTCGTCGCCTGGCCGCAGCACGGCGATGTCGACGACCGCCGCCACTGGCACAAGGCGTGCTGGAACGCACGGGACCGCCGGAGCGCACGGCTCCAGCGGTCCCGGAATGCCCCCCGCTACTAG
- a CDS encoding LLM class flavin-dependent oxidoreductase — MRVGAFILAAQFPGQGQGEALHRAVRSAEIAEEAGLNDVWLAEHHFVPYGVCPNAVTLAALLLGRTRRIGVGTAVSVLPTQHPVALGEQAALLHLTSDGRFTLGVGRGGPWVDLEVFGAGLAAYDHGFPESLDLLMRWLREPRVGAQGERYAFREVAVVPRPAEALTDPDGSAPPGPPVVVACTSAASVRTAAERGLPMLLGMHCGDEEKAEMVALWRSAALAAGRDGDEVAAAEHVSAGVVQIADAREAAAETLLKAMPGWLQQGLGAHVTVDGRYRAMRDPLAYTELLCGLHPVGPPQLCADRLAATSERTGITRFALLVEGSGDLAATEENVRRLGTEVLPQLG, encoded by the coding sequence ATGCGCGTTGGGGCTTTCATCCTGGCCGCTCAATTCCCGGGTCAGGGACAGGGGGAAGCACTGCACCGCGCGGTGCGCTCCGCGGAGATCGCGGAGGAGGCCGGACTCAACGATGTCTGGCTCGCGGAACACCACTTCGTACCGTACGGCGTCTGCCCGAATGCGGTGACGCTGGCCGCGCTGCTCCTGGGACGGACCCGCCGGATCGGGGTCGGGACGGCGGTGAGCGTGCTGCCGACCCAGCATCCGGTGGCGCTCGGTGAGCAGGCGGCGCTGCTGCATCTCACCTCCGACGGCCGGTTCACCCTCGGTGTCGGCCGGGGCGGACCCTGGGTCGATCTGGAGGTGTTCGGCGCCGGGCTCGCCGCGTACGACCACGGCTTCCCGGAGTCACTCGATCTGCTGATGCGCTGGCTGCGGGAGCCCCGGGTCGGCGCGCAGGGTGAGCGCTATGCGTTCCGGGAGGTGGCGGTGGTGCCCCGGCCGGCCGAGGCACTGACCGATCCGGACGGATCCGCTCCGCCGGGCCCGCCCGTAGTGGTGGCCTGCACCTCCGCCGCGTCGGTCCGTACGGCCGCGGAGCGCGGGCTCCCGATGCTGCTGGGGATGCACTGCGGCGACGAGGAGAAGGCGGAGATGGTCGCGCTGTGGCGGTCGGCCGCGCTGGCGGCCGGCCGGGACGGCGACGAGGTGGCCGCGGCGGAGCATGTCTCGGCGGGCGTGGTGCAGATCGCCGACGCCCGTGAGGCAGCGGCGGAGACCCTCCTGAAGGCGATGCCCGGCTGGCTGCAGCAGGGTCTGGGCGCGCATGTGACGGTCGACGGCCGCTATCGCGCGATGCGTGACCCGCTGGCCTATACGGAGCTGCTGTGCGGGCTGCACCCCGTCGGCCCGCCGCAGCTGTGCGCCGACCGGCTGGCGGCGACCTCGGAGCGTACGGGCATCACGCGGTTCGCGCTGCTCGTCGAGGGCTCCGGCGACCTCGCGGCGACGGAGGAGAACGTGCGCCGGCTGGGCACGGAGGTCCTGCCGCAGCTGGGGTGA
- a CDS encoding SCO5389 family protein: protein MSLDVSPALLEQAERGEVDEAAFVDCVRTSLPFAWGMISSLVAQLKVDGGEFADNQTPPPDEQARGQLLRALASDAIRGSLERHFGVRLAFQNCHRVAVFPLDPAVDDRLARFTSIRGQLLNQSPELRDC, encoded by the coding sequence ATGTCGCTCGACGTCTCACCGGCCCTCCTCGAACAGGCCGAGCGAGGCGAGGTCGACGAAGCCGCATTTGTCGACTGCGTCCGGACCTCCCTGCCCTTCGCATGGGGGATGATCAGCTCTCTGGTGGCACAGCTGAAGGTGGACGGCGGAGAGTTCGCCGACAATCAGACGCCCCCGCCGGACGAGCAGGCGCGCGGCCAGTTGCTGCGCGCACTGGCGAGTGACGCCATCCGTGGTTCGCTGGAGCGCCACTTCGGTGTGCGGCTCGCTTTTCAGAACTGCCACCGGGTCGCGGTCTTCCCGCTCGACCCGGCGGTGGACGACCGTCTGGCCCGCTTCACGTCCATCCGCGGCCAGCTGCTGAACCAGTCGCCCGAACTCCGCGACTGCTGA
- the nucS gene encoding endonuclease NucS — protein sequence MRLVIARCSVDYAGRLTAHLPSAPRLILVKADGSVSIHADDRAYKPLNWMSPPCTLKEGDGEVWTVENKGGEKLIITLEEVMHDSSHELGVDPGLIKDGVEAHLQELLADRIETLGEGYSLIRREYPTAIGPVDILCRDADGQTVAVEIKRRGEIDGVEQLTRYLELLNRDPHLAPVKGIFAAQEIKPQARVLATDRGIGCVVLDYDALRGIEDDKLRLF from the coding sequence ATGCGTCTCGTCATCGCCCGCTGCTCCGTGGACTACGCGGGCCGGCTCACCGCCCATCTCCCTTCGGCCCCTCGCCTCATCCTGGTGAAGGCGGACGGCTCCGTCTCCATTCACGCGGACGACCGGGCCTACAAACCCCTCAACTGGATGTCGCCGCCCTGCACTCTCAAGGAGGGCGACGGTGAGGTCTGGACGGTGGAGAACAAGGGCGGCGAGAAGCTCATCATCACCCTTGAGGAGGTCATGCACGACTCCTCGCACGAGCTCGGCGTCGACCCCGGACTCATCAAGGACGGTGTGGAGGCCCACCTCCAGGAGCTCCTGGCGGACCGGATCGAAACCCTCGGTGAGGGATACTCGCTGATTCGGCGTGAATACCCCACTGCCATTGGCCCGGTGGATATCTTGTGCCGGGACGCCGATGGCCAGACCGTCGCCGTCGAGATCAAGCGGCGTGGTGAGATCGACGGTGTCGAGCAGCTCACCCGCTACCTCGAACTCCTCAACCGTGACCCGCACTTGGCGCCGGTGAAGGGCATCTTCGCGGCGCAGGAGATCAAGCCGCAGGCGCGGGTGCTGGCCACCGACCGCGGTATCGGCTGTGTGGTGCTGGACTACGACGCCCTGCGCGGCATCGAGGACGACAAGCTCCGCCTGTTCTGA
- a CDS encoding ATP-binding protein, whose protein sequence is MDPNTHRGPEEYGEQDSPAVPPAPAFGAAQSGSTGQARVVRLVSGPYLVTVNPVDGSEIEPCPPGERPPAPDRLDAQERAAADRAAAPPQPPSPSGSAAHETALEERTEDTERVVRLLSRGRSVRVTGPSGSGRTRLLDAVATACADLAPDGVIRLSGYHRTSTDLLYALFAAVYRAPQHRPDRPDMLRRVAEIGAIVVLDDLEFGGAALDELLDATPECAFLIAATPDVAAPSAGSHLEEIFLGGIGRGACGRLLERAVDRPLTDDEESWAADLWFESEGLPLRFVQAAALLRQHDRLSAGPGALDDGYGLFPANAQDTAEPADGAEENPELSLPSLGEAAAPAPLLAARLTEAARETLRIAVALGGELPHPAHLPALTQDTHADAALGELLACGLITPAAGHYRLAATVQDQLTAAGYADGAAARAHTVAQHYAWWAGHPSVTPERAAAESDVALAAMGVLTGSRESGHASAAVLLARTAAPAFAAALHWSAWERSLRHGQEAARLAGEVAEEAYFHHELGVLALCTGSPDRARAELEASIGLRGVLSDRNGAVAGRRALALVTDRTRADAAAAATTALPTAATAAKPRRSAAKDTTATPFDAASTGKLDTSRAERTAATLAARSAATTTATTTDIPAATAATAAGGDGAGKGVRRVFGGARRNAVAAGAGALLAAVLGTVVTLGATGGEDSHNDKVSTEQTTDDDGGGAEMPGEQPATDTGLPPTGPGTSRPGTPGQSASSSPSAGQPTTPSGSPSDPATGSADPTTDPTDPTGRPTTPTSRPTRPTHPPTDEPTDPTTPTDEPTDPDPTDPTPTEKPTDKPTDKPTDQSPSQSVSGTTTGNPSASGTSGSGSSGTAPSGSESAPVS, encoded by the coding sequence ATGGACCCGAACACTCACCGGGGACCTGAGGAGTACGGCGAGCAGGACAGCCCGGCCGTGCCACCGGCCCCCGCGTTCGGCGCCGCGCAGAGCGGCTCCACCGGGCAGGCCCGCGTCGTCCGGCTCGTGTCGGGCCCCTACCTCGTCACCGTCAACCCCGTCGACGGCAGCGAAATAGAGCCCTGCCCGCCCGGCGAGCGCCCCCCGGCCCCCGACAGACTCGACGCGCAGGAACGTGCCGCCGCCGACCGCGCCGCCGCACCCCCGCAGCCGCCGTCCCCGTCCGGATCCGCCGCGCACGAGACCGCACTCGAAGAGCGCACCGAGGACACCGAACGAGTGGTCCGGCTGCTCTCCCGCGGCCGTTCCGTCCGCGTCACCGGCCCCTCGGGCTCCGGCCGCACCCGGCTGCTGGACGCCGTCGCCACCGCCTGCGCCGACCTCGCCCCCGACGGCGTCATCCGGCTCTCCGGCTACCACCGCACCTCCACCGACCTGCTGTACGCGCTGTTCGCCGCCGTCTACCGGGCCCCGCAGCACCGTCCCGACCGGCCCGACATGCTGCGCAGGGTCGCCGAGATCGGCGCCATCGTCGTCCTGGACGACCTGGAATTCGGCGGCGCCGCGCTCGACGAACTGCTCGACGCCACCCCCGAGTGCGCCTTCCTGATCGCCGCCACCCCCGACGTCGCGGCCCCCAGCGCAGGCTCGCACCTCGAAGAGATCTTCCTCGGCGGCATCGGCCGCGGCGCCTGCGGCCGGCTGCTGGAGCGCGCCGTGGACCGGCCGCTCACCGACGACGAGGAGTCCTGGGCCGCCGACCTCTGGTTCGAGTCCGAGGGCCTGCCGCTGCGGTTCGTGCAGGCCGCCGCCCTGCTCCGGCAGCACGACCGGCTGTCGGCCGGGCCGGGCGCCCTCGATGACGGCTACGGCCTCTTCCCCGCGAACGCACAGGACACCGCCGAACCGGCCGACGGGGCCGAGGAGAACCCGGAGCTGTCGCTGCCCTCGCTCGGCGAGGCCGCCGCCCCCGCCCCGCTGCTCGCCGCACGGCTGACCGAGGCCGCCCGGGAGACCCTGCGTATCGCCGTCGCGCTCGGCGGCGAACTGCCGCACCCGGCGCATCTGCCGGCCCTGACCCAGGACACCCACGCCGATGCCGCCCTCGGCGAGCTGCTGGCCTGCGGCCTGATCACCCCGGCCGCCGGCCACTACCGGCTCGCCGCCACCGTCCAGGACCAGCTGACCGCGGCCGGCTACGCGGACGGCGCCGCCGCACGGGCGCACACCGTCGCCCAGCACTACGCCTGGTGGGCCGGACACCCCTCGGTGACCCCCGAACGGGCCGCCGCCGAATCCGATGTGGCACTGGCCGCGATGGGCGTACTGACCGGCAGCCGGGAGAGCGGGCACGCCAGCGCGGCCGTGCTGCTGGCCCGTACGGCCGCCCCGGCCTTCGCCGCGGCACTGCACTGGAGCGCCTGGGAGCGCAGCCTGCGGCACGGCCAGGAGGCCGCGCGGCTCGCCGGTGAGGTCGCCGAGGAGGCGTACTTCCACCACGAGTTGGGCGTCCTGGCGCTGTGCACCGGCAGCCCCGACCGGGCGCGCGCCGAACTGGAGGCGTCCATCGGGCTGCGCGGGGTGCTCTCCGACCGCAATGGCGCGGTGGCCGGCCGGCGCGCCCTGGCGCTGGTCACCGACCGCACGCGGGCCGACGCGGCGGCCGCGGCCACCACGGCCCTGCCGACGGCCGCCACGGCTGCCAAGCCGCGTCGGAGCGCCGCGAAGGACACCACGGCCACGCCGTTCGACGCCGCCTCGACCGGGAAGCTGGACACGTCGCGTGCCGAGCGGACCGCGGCGACGCTGGCGGCCCGGAGCGCCGCGACGACCACCGCCACCACCACGGACATCCCGGCCGCAACCGCAGCGACCGCCGCGGGCGGTGACGGGGCCGGTAAGGGCGTCCGGCGGGTGTTCGGCGGGGCGCGGCGCAATGCCGTCGCCGCGGGCGCCGGTGCCCTGCTGGCGGCCGTTCTCGGCACCGTCGTCACCCTCGGGGCGACGGGCGGCGAGGACTCGCACAACGACAAGGTCAGCACGGAACAGACCACGGACGACGACGGCGGCGGCGCCGAGATGCCGGGCGAGCAGCCCGCCACGGACACCGGCCTGCCGCCCACCGGCCCCGGCACCTCCCGGCCGGGCACCCCCGGCCAGTCGGCCAGCTCGTCCCCCTCGGCCGGCCAGCCCACCACCCCCAGCGGTTCGCCCAGCGACCCCGCCACCGGATCGGCGGACCCGACGACCGACCCGACGGACCCGACCGGCCGGCCGACCACCCCCACCAGCCGGCCGACCCGCCCCACGCACCCGCCGACGGACGAGCCGACCGACCCGACGACGCCGACGGACGAGCCGACCGACCCCGATCCGACGGACCCGACGCCCACCGAGAAGCCGACGGACAAGCCGACGGACAAGCCGACCGACCAGAGCCCCTCGCAGTCCGTCTCCGGCACCACCACGGGCAACCCCTCCGCGAGCGGCACCTCCGGCTCCGGCTCGTCCGGCACCGCCCCCTCCGGCAGCGAGAGCGCCCCGGTCTCCTGA
- a CDS encoding STAS domain-containing protein — protein MHIRGDHAELVVGGRLDVRSAADARTALHAAVDSGRGDLVLNLTELDSWDATGLGVIMGAHRRAGRVNRRLVLRGVPPQMQRLLLATRLHRILAIEGGIEAESVPRV, from the coding sequence ATGCACATCAGGGGCGACCACGCCGAGCTGGTCGTCGGGGGCCGCCTTGACGTCCGCAGCGCGGCGGACGCCCGTACGGCCCTGCACGCCGCCGTCGACTCCGGTCGGGGCGATCTCGTGCTGAACCTGACCGAACTGGATTCCTGGGACGCCACCGGCCTCGGCGTGATCATGGGCGCGCACCGTCGCGCCGGCCGGGTCAACCGCAGGCTGGTGCTGCGCGGAGTGCCGCCCCAGATGCAGCGCCTGCTGCTCGCCACCAGGCTGCACCGCATCCTCGCGATCGAGGGCGGCATCGAAGCGGAATCGGTTCCCCGGGTGTGA
- a CDS encoding 3-hydroxyacyl-CoA dehydrogenase family protein yields MAKKLAVIGAGLMGSGIAQVSAQAGWDVVLRDVTDGALARGKGGIEASYEKFVAKGKLAAADAEQALARITTSTDLEAAADADIVVEAVFERIDVKREIFQTLDKLVKDEAVLASNTSAIPITKIAAATSRPERVVGTHFFSPVPMMQLCELVRGYKTSDETLATARQFAESVGKTCVVVNRDVAGFVTTRLISALVVEAAKLYESGVASAEDIDTACKLGFGHAMGPLATADLTGIDILMHATDNIYTESQDEKFAPPEIMRRMVDAGDIGRKSGQGFYEH; encoded by the coding sequence GTGGCAAAGAAGCTCGCCGTCATCGGCGCCGGACTCATGGGGTCCGGTATCGCGCAGGTCTCCGCTCAGGCGGGCTGGGACGTGGTTCTCCGCGATGTGACGGACGGGGCGCTGGCCCGGGGCAAGGGCGGCATCGAGGCCTCGTACGAGAAGTTCGTCGCCAAGGGCAAGCTGGCGGCGGCCGACGCCGAGCAGGCGCTGGCCCGCATCACCACCTCGACCGACCTGGAAGCCGCCGCCGACGCGGATATCGTCGTCGAGGCCGTCTTCGAGCGGATCGATGTCAAGCGGGAGATCTTCCAGACGCTGGACAAGCTGGTCAAGGACGAGGCGGTGCTGGCCTCCAACACCTCCGCCATCCCGATCACCAAGATCGCCGCGGCCACCTCCCGCCCCGAGCGGGTCGTCGGTACGCACTTCTTCTCGCCGGTGCCGATGATGCAGCTGTGCGAGCTGGTCCGCGGTTACAAGACCAGCGACGAAACCCTCGCCACCGCCCGGCAGTTCGCCGAGTCGGTCGGCAAGACCTGTGTCGTCGTCAACCGCGATGTGGCCGGCTTCGTCACCACCCGCCTGATCTCGGCGCTGGTCGTCGAGGCCGCCAAGCTCTACGAATCCGGCGTGGCCAGCGCCGAGGACATCGACACCGCCTGCAAGTTGGGCTTCGGCCATGCGATGGGACCGCTGGCCACCGCCGACCTGACAGGCATCGACATCCTGATGCACGCCACCGACAACATCTACACCGAGTCCCAGGACGAGAAGTTCGCACCGCCGGAGATCATGCGTCGGATGGTCGATGCGGGCGATATCGGACGCAAGAGTGGGCAGGGCTTCTACGAGCACTGA
- a CDS encoding TetR/AcrR family transcriptional regulator, with translation MAEGLRERKKRQTRQYISDVATGLFLARGFDAVTIAEIAEAAEVSVNTVYNYFPAKEDLFLDRSKGLVDRLCRFVRGRAAGESAADAVLRELREEVEAVSPRVGLIEGYDQFMRVVHGAPTLKARLWYLQQEIHTNLEETLRKETGAPAGDPLPGLMAGQIGWVHQSLMGWIAQEMLAGRAPEEVSREALVLLDEMAELLGEKVLNYAVRAGD, from the coding sequence ATGGCAGAGGGGCTCAGGGAGCGGAAGAAGCGGCAGACCCGCCAGTACATCTCGGACGTGGCCACCGGCCTCTTCCTGGCGCGCGGCTTCGATGCGGTGACCATCGCGGAGATCGCCGAGGCCGCCGAAGTCTCCGTCAACACCGTCTACAACTACTTCCCGGCCAAGGAGGACCTCTTCCTTGACCGGAGCAAGGGCCTCGTGGACCGGCTCTGCCGCTTCGTGCGGGGCCGGGCGGCGGGGGAGTCCGCGGCCGACGCCGTGCTGCGCGAGCTGCGCGAAGAGGTCGAGGCGGTCTCGCCGCGGGTCGGACTGATCGAGGGGTACGACCAGTTCATGCGGGTGGTGCACGGGGCGCCCACCCTCAAGGCGCGCCTCTGGTACCTGCAACAGGAGATCCACACCAACCTGGAGGAAACTCTCCGGAAGGAGACCGGGGCCCCGGCCGGTGATCCGCTGCCCGGCCTGATGGCGGGTCAGATCGGCTGGGTGCACCAGAGCCTGATGGGCTGGATCGCGCAGGAGATGCTGGCCGGCCGTGCGCCCGAGGAGGTGTCCCGGGAGGCTCTGGTCCTGCTCGATGAGATGGCGGAGCTTCTGGGGGAGAAGGTGCTCAACTACGCCGTACGGGCGGGCGACTGA
- a CDS encoding ABC transporter ATP-binding protein, with the protein MPVLSASGLARTFTTQRGAVEAVRGIDLTAERGEILGFLGPNGAGKTTTLRMLTTLLAPTGGTATVAGCDLVRDPAGVRRATGYVAQSGGVDPHVSVREELVTQARLYRLGKAEALARTEELAADLGLDGLLDRRTATLSGGQRRRLDLAMGLTHRPQVLFLDEPTTGLDPGSRADLWELVRRIRAEHGTTVFLTTHYLDEADALADRLVIVDKGVVVAEGTPEALKRDRAGSPDASLQDAFLAITGRGATPHDQAPVAV; encoded by the coding sequence ATGCCAGTCCTCAGCGCGTCCGGACTCGCCCGGACCTTCACCACCCAACGCGGCGCCGTCGAGGCCGTCCGCGGTATCGATCTCACCGCCGAGCGCGGCGAGATCCTCGGGTTCCTCGGCCCCAACGGCGCCGGAAAGACCACCACCCTGCGGATGCTCACGACCCTGCTGGCGCCCACCGGCGGCACCGCGACCGTGGCCGGCTGCGACCTCGTCCGCGACCCGGCGGGCGTCCGCCGCGCCACCGGCTACGTCGCCCAGTCCGGCGGCGTCGACCCCCATGTCTCCGTACGGGAGGAGCTGGTCACCCAGGCCCGCCTCTACCGCCTCGGCAAGGCCGAAGCCCTCGCGCGTACCGAGGAGTTGGCCGCCGACCTCGGGCTGGACGGCCTGCTCGACCGCAGGACCGCCACCCTCTCCGGCGGCCAGCGGCGCCGGCTGGACCTCGCGATGGGCCTCACCCACCGCCCCCAGGTGCTGTTCCTCGACGAGCCCACCACCGGGCTCGATCCGGGCAGCCGCGCCGATCTGTGGGAGCTGGTCCGCCGGATCCGCGCCGAGCACGGCACCACCGTCTTCCTCACCACCCATTACCTCGACGAGGCCGATGCCCTGGCCGACCGGCTGGTGATCGTCGACAAGGGCGTGGTGGTCGCGGAGGGCACCCCGGAGGCCCTGAAACGCGACCGTGCCGGCTCGCCGGACGCTTCCCTCCAGGACGCCTTCCTCGCCATCACCGGGCGCGGCGCCACGCCCCACGACCAGGCCCCCGTCGCCGTCTAG
- a CDS encoding ABC transporter permease produces the protein MSPLLSDTALIFGRYVRQTLRSKLQMLFGVLMPLLYLLFFGPLLTGLPLSSPGSSWQVLVPGLLLQLALFGASFCGFGIIVEKQYGVVERMRVTPVSRLALLLGRVLRDALLFVFQAVLLVLAALAMGLRAPLPGILIGFAFVAVLTVALASLSYALALKVRTPQEFGPVINSVTMPSMLLSGLMLPMTLGPAWLDVLSHVMPLRYLVDAVRAAFVGSYASSALLHGVLVAAGFAALSVIFGTRAFRRSAA, from the coding sequence TTGTCCCCACTGCTCTCCGACACCGCGCTGATCTTCGGGCGGTACGTCCGCCAGACGCTGCGCTCCAAGCTCCAGATGCTCTTCGGCGTGCTGATGCCGCTGCTGTACCTGCTCTTCTTCGGCCCCTTGCTGACCGGGCTGCCGCTGTCCTCGCCGGGCAGCTCCTGGCAGGTGCTGGTGCCCGGACTCCTGCTCCAACTCGCCCTGTTCGGGGCCTCGTTCTGCGGTTTCGGCATCATTGTCGAGAAGCAGTACGGGGTCGTGGAGCGGATGCGGGTGACCCCGGTGAGCCGGCTGGCGCTGCTGCTGGGGCGGGTGCTGCGGGATGCCCTGCTGTTCGTCTTCCAGGCGGTGCTGCTGGTGCTGGCCGCGCTGGCCATGGGACTGCGCGCGCCCCTGCCCGGCATCCTCATCGGCTTCGCGTTCGTCGCCGTGCTGACCGTCGCGCTGGCCTCGCTGTCGTACGCGCTGGCGCTGAAGGTCCGCACCCCGCAGGAGTTCGGGCCGGTCATCAACTCCGTCACCATGCCCTCGATGCTGCTGTCCGGGCTGATGCTGCCGATGACGCTGGGGCCCGCCTGGCTCGATGTGCTCTCGCACGTCATGCCGCTGCGCTATCTCGTGGACGCGGTGCGGGCGGCCTTCGTCGGCTCCTACGCCTCCTCCGCCCTGCTCCACGGCGTGCTGGTGGCGGCCGGATTCGCCGCGCTGTCCGTGATCTTCGGCACCCGGGCCTTCCGCAGGTCCGCGGCGTAG
- a CDS encoding cob(I)yrinic acid a,c-diamide adenosyltransferase yields the protein MVNLTRIYTRTGDKGTTALGDMSRTAKTDSRIAAYADANEANAAIGVALALGSLSEDVATVLLRVQNDLFDVGADLSTPVVENPEFPPLRVEQGYIDKLEADCDRFLAELEKLRSFILPGGTAGAALLHQACTVVRRAERSTWAAFEEHGETMNPLTATYLNRLSDLLFILARTANKEVGDVLWVPGGER from the coding sequence ATGGTGAATCTGACGCGCATCTACACCCGCACCGGCGACAAGGGCACCACCGCCCTCGGCGACATGAGCCGTACCGCCAAGACCGATTCGCGGATCGCGGCGTACGCGGACGCCAATGAGGCCAATGCGGCGATCGGCGTGGCCCTGGCGCTCGGCTCGCTGTCCGAGGACGTCGCCACGGTGCTGCTGCGGGTGCAGAACGACCTGTTCGATGTCGGCGCGGACCTGTCGACGCCGGTGGTGGAGAACCCGGAATTCCCGCCGCTGCGCGTCGAACAGGGCTATATCGACAAGCTGGAGGCCGACTGCGACCGCTTCCTCGCGGAGCTGGAGAAGCTGCGCAGCTTCATCCTCCCCGGCGGCACGGCCGGCGCCGCGCTGCTGCACCAGGCGTGCACGGTCGTCCGCCGCGCCGAGCGCTCGACCTGGGCGGCCTTCGAGGAGCACGGCGAGACGATGAACCCGCTCACCGCCACCTACCTCAACCGCCTCTCCGACCTCCTGTTCATCCTGGCCCGCACGGCCAACAAGGAGGTCGGGGACGTGCTGTGGGTTCCGGGCGGGGAGCGGTGA